One part of the Mangrovibacillus cuniculi genome encodes these proteins:
- a CDS encoding S41 family peptidase, producing MIHIFYEIVSIMENDYAGCRDKQSATTSTEYSEEIIKLNSSSRISREQFVEFVQSYLRNYEDHHISFKDMNIHPVKNVHKGFKVRRYEEVLYITEISSENTLKVGMKIHSLGGKTIKELKQKHIHLLNENHPERENWTPILTKYDYGVIEDQQGKVYEIEFQNYKRSNYEARYTLETYDNKTLILTITDFMDSDAIARLINENQELLVEKENWIIDVRVNYGGADVSFYHLLPYIMPEDGIDLLDTDEFMLFNCTSANADKALKEIQNDLENTKDPETIAFLRVFQREWEKNKGKGFVQFDFADIIPDTFVKGTKLPKKVIVLSDTMCGSSGDSFVEICKKSNKVTVLGRPTKGLNDYANLVTQEWEEGFQFSYPTSRLSRIDKGRGMSKVGIKPDIYIPWTPKHLEVDVDLEFALSFINRFYVS from the coding sequence GTGATACATATTTTTTACGAAATTGTTTCTATTATGGAAAATGATTATGCAGGCTGTAGAGATAAACAGAGCGCTACTACCTCCACAGAGTATTCAGAAGAAATAATAAAATTAAATAGTTCATCTAGAATTTCCAGAGAGCAGTTTGTAGAGTTCGTACAAAGTTACTTACGGAATTATGAAGATCATCATATATCTTTTAAAGATATGAACATTCATCCAGTCAAAAATGTACATAAGGGATTTAAAGTTAGGCGTTATGAAGAAGTTCTTTATATTACAGAGATATCCTCAGAAAATACACTAAAGGTAGGGATGAAAATACATTCTTTGGGTGGTAAAACAATCAAAGAATTGAAGCAAAAGCATATACATTTATTGAATGAAAATCACCCTGAGAGAGAAAATTGGACCCCAATTTTGACTAAGTATGACTATGGGGTAATAGAAGATCAACAAGGTAAAGTATATGAGATAGAATTTCAGAACTATAAGAGATCAAATTATGAGGCACGTTACACATTAGAAACATATGATAATAAAACATTGATTTTAACTATTACCGATTTTATGGATTCCGATGCAATCGCACGATTAATAAATGAAAATCAAGAATTATTAGTAGAAAAAGAGAATTGGATTATAGATGTAAGAGTGAATTATGGTGGAGCAGATGTCAGTTTTTATCATTTGTTACCATATATCATGCCTGAAGATGGTATAGATTTATTAGATACAGATGAATTTATGTTGTTTAACTGTACTTCTGCAAATGCCGATAAAGCTTTGAAAGAAATACAAAATGATTTAGAAAATACAAAAGATCCAGAAACCATTGCTTTTCTAAGAGTTTTTCAAAGAGAATGGGAAAAAAATAAAGGTAAGGGCTTTGTGCAGTTTGATTTTGCAGATATAATTCCAGACACTTTTGTGAAAGGGACTAAATTACCTAAAAAAGTTATAGTCTTGTCTGATACAATGTGTGGGAGTTCTGGAGATTCTTTTGTAGAAATATGTAAGAAATCTAATAAAGTTACTGTATTAGGTAGACCGACGAAGGGATTAAATGACTATGCAAATCTAGTAACGCAGGAATGGGAAGAAGGTTTTCAGTTTAGTTATCCTACTTCTAGATTATCACGTATAGACAAAGGTCGAGGAATGTCTAAAGTTGGAATTAAGCCAGATATATA